A region of Candidatus Hydrogenedentota bacterium DNA encodes the following proteins:
- a CDS encoding response regulator, translated as MKCEWCGVHGSVGFCVECKKLLCEDCAETCANCGGAICHEHVRETAYRRLCPACMRERNAQFAAVIDEMQRHAYEMANQTDGQMGLFFERLIDVLEQVRRRDRDLQEAQSQLEERIALRTNALHRQVHEYQRQVQEREAAYHNMAAMREAAIQASRAKNLFLANTSHEIRTPMNGVIAMTDLLLDTGLTPIQRRYVETIQRSGRALLALVGDILDYSRIEAGRLTITPIPFDLEVTITDVVELLAPRAEEKGLALIMRYAPNAPRRLIGDAGRMRQILTNLIGNAIKFTHQGHVLVNTECLGMDEERAILRIAVEDTGIGIPESRMNDIFRQFVQADNITYQHYGGTGLGLPITHKLARMMGGRIGVKSKEGGGSRFRVTLPFALDQEAALIPVGGHGDLAGLRILIVDPSQVSQHILYEQISSWKLRSETASTREKALAGLRAMEREGDPFHMTLISHQPGQLDAIELGEAIKASPDIEKTVLVMLSRSGQRGDAARAAAAGFAAYLSGILRSSELHAMLCAVWSAHTSGKKGGLITRHTIAEARETGKVRESRPKPYINASILVVDDEPVNREVAIEVLNALGCQVTVAGNGREGIERYREGQFDAVLMDCEMPVLDGYEAARAIRQGEGKASHVPIIAMTGHASDLEQAKSIASGMDDHIVKPVEPHVLMGLLMRWLYKQPAGVPEEGMPIKETVMPEKNESAGGKESAADEPMVLDKSRALDVAGGSPRILKRVTSVFLENFPKQVAELADALAEGQRELVQRKAHALKSAAASLGGARVNEIALEIETAAKEDRLAEAQERYGKELLTEFARLKRALEEVDWDKEAAALS; from the coding sequence ATGAAGTGCGAGTGGTGTGGGGTCCACGGTTCCGTGGGCTTCTGCGTCGAGTGCAAGAAACTGCTTTGCGAAGACTGCGCCGAGACCTGCGCCAATTGCGGGGGAGCAATCTGTCACGAGCACGTGCGGGAGACGGCCTATCGCCGGTTGTGCCCGGCGTGCATGCGCGAGCGCAACGCGCAATTCGCGGCCGTCATTGACGAGATGCAGCGCCACGCCTACGAAATGGCGAACCAGACCGACGGGCAGATGGGCCTGTTCTTCGAGCGCCTGATCGACGTGCTCGAGCAAGTGCGGCGGCGCGACAGGGACCTTCAGGAGGCCCAGTCGCAACTCGAGGAGCGCATCGCGCTTCGCACCAATGCGCTCCACCGCCAGGTGCACGAGTACCAGCGGCAGGTCCAGGAAAGGGAAGCTGCCTATCACAACATGGCGGCCATGAGAGAAGCCGCCATTCAGGCCAGCCGCGCCAAGAACCTGTTTCTGGCCAACACCAGCCACGAAATCCGCACGCCCATGAACGGCGTGATCGCCATGACTGACCTGCTTCTGGATACCGGTCTGACTCCAATCCAGCGGCGCTACGTCGAGACCATTCAGCGTTCCGGGCGCGCCTTGCTGGCGCTGGTGGGCGACATTCTGGACTACTCGCGGATCGAGGCGGGGCGCCTCACCATCACTCCAATCCCCTTCGACCTTGAGGTGACGATCACGGATGTTGTGGAACTGCTGGCGCCCCGCGCGGAAGAAAAGGGCCTGGCCCTTATCATGCGCTATGCGCCCAATGCTCCCCGGAGGCTGATTGGTGACGCGGGGCGCATGCGTCAAATCCTGACCAACCTTATCGGTAACGCCATCAAGTTCACCCACCAGGGCCATGTCCTGGTAAATACCGAGTGCCTCGGCATGGATGAGGAGCGGGCCATTCTCCGAATCGCCGTCGAGGATACGGGAATCGGGATTCCCGAATCGCGGATGAACGACATTTTCCGCCAGTTCGTTCAGGCCGACAACATCACGTACCAGCACTACGGCGGCACGGGGCTGGGATTGCCCATTACGCACAAGCTGGCACGAATGATGGGCGGACGGATTGGGGTCAAGAGCAAGGAAGGCGGCGGGTCGCGTTTCCGGGTGACGCTGCCGTTCGCGCTGGATCAAGAGGCCGCTCTCATTCCCGTTGGCGGGCACGGCGATTTGGCCGGTTTGCGGATTCTCATTGTGGACCCGAGCCAGGTAAGCCAGCACATTCTCTATGAACAGATAAGCAGTTGGAAACTTCGCAGCGAGACGGCATCGACCCGCGAAAAGGCATTGGCGGGGTTGCGGGCCATGGAGCGCGAGGGCGATCCCTTTCATATGACCCTCATCAGCCATCAACCCGGCCAATTGGACGCCATCGAGCTGGGCGAGGCCATTAAGGCGTCGCCGGATATCGAGAAGACCGTGTTGGTGATGCTTTCGCGGTCGGGTCAGCGCGGAGATGCGGCCCGTGCGGCCGCGGCGGGATTTGCCGCCTACTTGAGCGGCATCCTGCGCAGCAGCGAATTGCATGCTATGCTCTGCGCGGTCTGGTCGGCCCATACCAGCGGCAAGAAAGGCGGGCTCATCACGCGCCACACCATCGCCGAGGCCCGTGAAACGGGAAAGGTGAGGGAATCCCGGCCGAAACCCTATATCAACGCGAGTATTCTGGTGGTTGACGACGAGCCGGTGAATCGGGAAGTCGCGATCGAGGTGCTCAATGCGCTGGGATGCCAGGTTACCGTGGCTGGCAATGGCCGCGAGGGCATCGAGAGATATCGCGAAGGCCAGTTCGACGCCGTCTTGATGGATTGCGAAATGCCGGTCCTGGACGGGTACGAGGCGGCCCGCGCGATTCGGCAAGGCGAGGGCAAGGCGAGCCACGTGCCCATTATTGCGATGACGGGTCACGCGTCTGACCTCGAACAGGCCAAGTCCATTGCGTCAGGGATGGACGACCATATCGTGAAACCGGTCGAACCCCACGTGCTGATGGGCTTGCTCATGCGCTGGCTTTATAAACAACCTGCCGGCGTGCCGGAGGAAGGCATGCCGATTAAGGAGACCGTCATGCCCGAGAAGAACGAATCGGCGGGAGGAAAGGAATCCGCCGCAGATGAGCCGATGGTGCTCGATAAATCCCGCGCGCTGGACGTGGCGGGCGGGAGCCCGAGAATCCTCAAACGTGTTACCAGCGTGTTCCTCGAGAACTTCCCAAAACAGGTGGCAGAACTGGCGGACGCGCTTGCGGAAGGACAGCGCGAGCTCGTTCAGCGAAAGGCCCACGCCCTCAAGAGCGCCGCGGCCTCTCTGGGCGGCGCCCGTGTCAACGAGATTGCCCTGGAGATCGAGACGGCCGCGAAAGAGGACCGCTTGGCGGAAGCTCAGGAGCGCTACGGCAAAGAACTTCTCACCGAGTTCGCCCGCCTGAAAAGGGCCCTTGAGGAAGTCGACTGGGACAAGGAGGCCGCCGCGTTGTCATAG